A genomic segment from Aegilops tauschii subsp. strangulata cultivar AL8/78 chromosome 1, Aet v6.0, whole genome shotgun sequence encodes:
- the LOC109745705 gene encoding U1 small nuclear ribonucleoprotein 70 kDa, giving the protein MGDYGNAMMRNQDAGVQSRVKAQSRANLLQLKLIGQSHPTGLTTNLLKLFEPRAPLEHKPPLEKRKLPAYSGMSQFVSRFAEPGDPEYAPPVPTCETRAEKKDRIRQLKLEEGAAKVAEELQKYDPQNDPNVTGDPYKTLFVARLGYETSEQKVKRDFEAYGPIKRVRLITDKVTNKPRGYAFVEYAHTRDMKSAYKQADGRKVDNKRVLVDVERGRTVPNWRPRRLGGGLGSSRIGGEDAAQKHSAREQQNAAGRPRSEEPRRDDRPADRDREKSRDRVRERDRDEKTRERSHDRTRDRDPREDRHHHRDRERTRDRDRERDQERDRGRDRRDRDRHKDHGRDRDQDRDRKRERSHGRGRDRDRDYERASHEQDPGRDRDYKRARHEHDRGHLQESDADYGNGELGYNQHEHHRSHEQYGYGLDGHERSKRHEHYRDDPHSKMATNHQGQPENAEPAVPEEGEAYEEGDYQHIQASEYRN; this is encoded by the exons atgggcGACTACGGGAACGCGATGATGAGGAACCAGGATGCGGGCGTGCAGTCTCGCGTGAAGGCGCAGAGCCGTGCCAACCTCCTCCAGCTCAAGCTC ATCGGGCAGAGCCATCCGACGGGGCTGACGACGAACCTGCTGAAGCTGTTCGAGCCACGCGCCCCGCTCGAGCACAAGCCGCCGCTCGAGAAGCGCAAGTTGCCGGCTTACTCTG GGATGTCGCAGTTTGTATCGCGGTTCGCAGAGCCTGGTGACCCCGAGTATGCTCCGCCCGTCCCCACGTGCGAGACTAGG GCTGAAAAGAAGGATAGAATTCGTCAACTTAAGCTTGAGGAAGGTGCAGCTAAGGTTGCTGAAGAGCTCCAGAAGT ACGACCCACAAAATGACCCCAATGTCACTGGAGATCCATACAAAACACTCTTTGTTGCACGACTT GGCTACGAGACATCCGAGCAGAAGGTTAAAAGGGACTTTGAAGCTTATGGGCCTATTAAAAGG GTACGGCTCATAACTGACAAGGTAACAAATAAACCTAGAGGATATGCATTCGTAGAGTATGCACACACTCGGGACATGAAAA GTGCTTATAAGCAAGCTGATGGGAGAAAAGTGGATAACAAAAGGGTGCTTGTTGATGTAGAGCGTGGTAGAACTGTTCCAAATTGGCGTCCTAGGAGATTGGGTGGTGGACTTGGATCAAGCAGGATTGGTGGTGAAGATGCTGCCCAGAAGCATTCTGCCAG AGAGCAACAGAATGCTGCTGGACGACCCAGATCAGAAGAGCCTAGGAGGGATGATCGTCCTGCAGATCG GGATCGTGAGAAATCTCGTGATAGGGTACGGGAAAGAGATCGTGACGAAAAAACTCGTGAACGCTCGCATGACAGGACCCGTGATCGTGATCCAAGGGAAGATAGACACCACCATAGAGATCGTGAGAGAACTCGTGATAGGGACCGAGAACGGGACCAGGAGAGAGACCGTGGGCGTGACCGGCGTGATAGGGATAGGCACAAGGATCATGGCCGGGATAGAGACCAGGATAGAGACAGGAAACGTGAGCGCTCTCATGGCAGGGGCAGAGACCGTGACAGAGATTACGAGCGTGCAAGTCATGAACAGGACCCTGGCAGGGACCGAGATTACAAGCGTGCGCGCCATGAACATGATCGTGGTCACTTGCAGGAGAGTGATGCTGATTATGGCAATGGTGAGCTTGGCTATAACCAGCATGAGCACCACAGAAGTCACGAACAGTATGGTTATGGCCTAGATGGACATGAGCGCTCAAAGCGACATGAGCATTACCGGGATGATCCACACAGTAAAATGGCAACCAACCATCAGGGGCAACCTGAAAATGCAGAACCTGCAGTCCCCGAGGAAGGGGAGGCATATGAAGAAGGGGACTACCAGCATATCCAAGCGAGTGAATACAGGAACTAA